From one Dermacentor variabilis isolate Ectoservices chromosome 3, ASM5094787v1, whole genome shotgun sequence genomic stretch:
- the LOC142574071 gene encoding uncharacterized protein LOC142574071 yields the protein MFHQCVVLALVSSALAGHLHGDYSLGSDVSFPNGVVLGSGVGIGNGVGLTGYGLSNGIGYSGLTGFGAGHGLANGPSTSYAVAAPAVTRTVSTYQAAPAVATYAASPVTTAAAAPAVSRVTTYQSASVAASAPAISTTYQAAPAVARFTTYQSAPTVASYATPAVSRVTYQTSPAVTKVYQSAPVVAAAPAVSRVTTYQSAPAIATYTAPSVSRVTYQSAPVVAAAPAVSRVTYQNAPAVAASPAVSRFTAYQSNPAVATYAAPAFSRVTYQSAPVVAAAPAVSRVTTYQSNPAVATYAAPAVSRVTYQSTPVNAAAPAVSRITTYHSAPAVSRITYQSAPVVAAAPAVPRFAAYQSAPAVASYAAPAATKIFQSSPAVATGATTPSLSQVTTYQSRPAVASVAQAFPVTTYAAAPTATTIHADPAVTTTTIHRAQAVTTGGHAAPAYAAYQATPVYGYGVGNLGYGTGNYGLGHGFGVYGLNYGYGLGTPFDYNSLIRRKK from the exons ATG TTCCATCAGTGCGTCGTCCTTGCTCTGGTCTCCAGCGCCCTTGCTGGACACCTTCACGGTGACTACAGCCTTGGCAGTGATGTCAGCTTCCCCAATGGAGTTGTCCTCGGCAGTGGTGTTGGCATCGGCAATGGTGTTGGCCTCACAGGCTACGGTCTTAGCAACGGAATTGGCTACTCCGGCCTCACCGGTTTTGGTGCCGGCCACGGCCTGGCCAACGGACCATCCACCAGCTACGCCGTAGCTGCTCCAGCTGTTACTCGCACTGTCTCCACTTACCAAGCTGCTCCAGCCGTCGCTACCTACGCCGCTTCCCCAGTCACCACCGCGGCCGCTGCTCCAGCCGTGTCCCGCGTGACCACCTACCAGTCCGCTTCAGTTGCGGCCTCTGCCCCAGCTATTTCTACCACCTACCAAGCTGCTCCAGCTGTGGCCCGCTTCACTACATACCAGTCGGCTCCAACTGTCGCTAGCTACGCTACTCCAGCTGTCTCTCGCGTCACCTACCAAACCTCCCCAGCAGTGACTAAGGTGTACCAGAGCGCCCCAGTCGTCGCTGCTGCCCCAGCTGTGTCCCGCGTCACCACTTACCAGTCTGCTCCAGCTATCGCTACTTACACTGCTCCATCTGTCTCCCGCGTCACCTACCAGAGTGCCCCAGTCGTAGCTGCTGCCCCAGCTGTGTCCCGCGTCACCTACCAGAACGCCCCAGCCGTCGCTGCGTCGCCAGCTGTGTCCCGCTTCACCGCCTACCAGTCCAACCCAGCTGTCGCTACTTACGCTGCTCCAGCTTTCTCCCGCGTCACCTACCAGAGTGCCCCGGTCGTcgccgctgctccagctgtgTCCCGCGTCACCACCTACCAGTCTAATCCAGCTGTCGCTACTTACGCTGCTCCAGCTGTCTCCCGCGTCACCTACCAGAGCACCCCAGTCAACGCTGCTGCGCCAGCTGTGTCCCGCATCACCACCTACCATTCTGCTCCAGCAGTCTCTCGCATCACCTACCAGAGCGCCCCAGTCGTTGCTGCTGCCCCAGCCGTGCCGCGCTTCGCAGCGTACCAGTCCGCTCCAGCTGTCGCTAGCTACGCTGCCCCAGCTGCCACCAAAATATTTCAGTCCTCCCCAGCTGTCGCCACTGGGGCCACCACTCCATCTCTGTCCCAAGTGACCACCTACCAGTCTAGGCCTGCTGTGGCCAGCGTCGCTCAAGCTTTTCCAGTGACCACCTACGCCGCTGCCCCAACTGCCACTACCATCCACGCAGATCCGGCTGTTACCACCACCACTATTCATCGCGCCCAAGCTGTGACCACTGGTGGCCACGCAGCACCAGCCTACGCTGCCTACCAGGCCACCCCTGTCTACGGCTACGGTGTTGGAAACCTCGGCTACGGTACTGGAAATTACGGCCTCGGCCACGGCTTTGGTGTCTATGGCCTCAACTACGGATATGGTCTTGGCACTCCATTCGACTACAACTCTCTCATCCGCAGGAAGAAAT AA